One Ktedonobacteraceae bacterium genomic region harbors:
- a CDS encoding transaldolase family protein produces MALYVDSAFLQDITNVVQAVPLAGVTTNPTILLQARERGQELSPQRVLNELLHLMDGAIFIQPGATTDEDMYQEALTYIQANPGRVIPKIPMTFTGMRVAQRLKRQQHRIAFTAVTSVAQAYSAAMAGADYVIPYYGRMERSGIDASERISEIAGVLHNAGLPTRILVASIKSGDDAARALLAGADDLTIAPQVLLNMITDPLTEEAIERFSQDWQKMNKL; encoded by the coding sequence ATGGCTCTTTACGTCGATAGCGCGTTTCTCCAGGATATCACGAACGTGGTTCAGGCGGTACCCCTGGCGGGCGTAACCACCAACCCGACTATTTTGTTGCAGGCGCGCGAGCGCGGCCAGGAATTAAGTCCCCAGCGCGTCCTCAACGAATTGCTGCATCTAATGGATGGCGCGATCTTTATACAGCCGGGCGCGACTACAGACGAGGATATGTATCAGGAGGCCCTGACATATATCCAGGCTAACCCAGGTCGTGTCATTCCCAAGATTCCGATGACTTTTACTGGTATGCGCGTGGCGCAGCGTTTGAAGCGCCAGCAGCATCGTATAGCGTTTACGGCCGTCACATCGGTTGCGCAGGCGTATAGCGCGGCCATGGCCGGAGCCGATTACGTTATACCATATTATGGGCGTATGGAACGTTCGGGCATTGACGCAAGCGAGCGCATCTCTGAAATAGCCGGTGTGCTGCACAACGCCGGTCTTCCCACGCGCATTCTGGTTGCCAGCATCAAATCGGGAGATGATGCCGCTCGCGCTCTACTTGCCGGGGCGGATGATTTAACCATCGCACCTCAAGTGCTGCTAAACATGATCACAGATCCCCTGACCGAAGAGGCCATCGAGCGATTTTCCCAGGATTGGCAAAAAATGAATAAACTGTAA
- a CDS encoding amidohydrolase, with protein sequence MTTILYLNGTIYTMDAAQPGAQAMAIDSASGRILAVGDNDEIRRMAVRDSEMIDLRGKIVLPGFTDAHIHLIEAAYRRHYIDASGTSSEAEVARLVQQRAEQTPPGQWIQGGRWDKNLWPGQQFPSRASLDAVAPAHPIALWSKDGHLLWVNSLALQRAGITRATPDPANGAILRDSNGEPTGVLEEEEATSLVYRVIDKRDPILTRHLTQNIIKDLQRSGITSIHDIEARESFTLFQQLRDEGQLGVRVDMFLPRHMLPELREIGLRAGFGDDLLRFAGIKIFADGTLGSQTAAMLEGFEGNPNNKGILTLPEAEMKETVSAAAEMGISIAIHAIGDRAAHVALNSIEYAQRLLADQSALGAINRPLQGPGIGSSSGGRTRRLRYRLEHVQLITSEDLERMKRLGVVASVQPFHAVADRDIAERYWGRRSRHAYAYHTMQQMGIPLALGSDAPVETFDPIRILYAATMRNDTATPQRPPWLPDQALPVAQALWDYTMGAAYAAGQEDHKGSLTPGKLGDAVVLHEDILSVPQQKMAENGVQATILGGRIVYGEI encoded by the coding sequence ATGACGACGATACTTTATTTGAACGGTACGATCTATACGATGGATGCGGCGCAGCCGGGGGCGCAGGCCATGGCTATCGATAGCGCCAGCGGGCGCATCCTGGCCGTTGGCGACAACGACGAAATACGCCGCATGGCGGTCAGAGACAGCGAAATGATAGACCTGCGCGGCAAAATAGTCCTGCCCGGCTTTACCGACGCCCACATTCACCTCATCGAGGCAGCCTATCGCAGGCACTACATCGACGCCAGTGGAACGAGCAGCGAGGCAGAGGTGGCAAGACTGGTGCAACAGCGCGCAGAGCAAACTCCACCCGGCCAGTGGATACAGGGCGGGCGCTGGGATAAAAATCTCTGGCCCGGCCAGCAGTTTCCCAGCCGCGCCTCGCTCGATGCCGTCGCGCCTGCCCATCCCATCGCCCTATGGAGCAAAGATGGGCATCTGCTATGGGTCAACTCCCTGGCCTTGCAGCGAGCCGGCATCACCAGGGCAACACCCGATCCGGCCAATGGAGCAATCCTGCGCGATAGCAATGGCGAACCCACCGGCGTTCTAGAGGAAGAAGAGGCAACCTCGCTCGTCTACCGCGTTATCGACAAACGCGATCCCATTCTGACTCGACACCTGACGCAAAATATCATCAAAGACTTGCAGCGTTCCGGCATAACCAGCATTCACGATATCGAGGCTAGAGAATCCTTCACCCTGTTCCAGCAACTGCGCGACGAGGGACAACTGGGCGTGCGCGTGGACATGTTCTTGCCCCGTCACATGCTGCCGGAGCTGCGCGAAATAGGATTACGGGCAGGCTTTGGCGATGATTTGCTGCGCTTTGCCGGTATCAAAATCTTTGCCGATGGCACGCTTGGCTCGCAGACCGCGGCCATGCTCGAAGGCTTCGAGGGCAATCCCAACAACAAAGGTATCCTGACATTGCCGGAAGCAGAGATGAAAGAGACGGTCAGCGCCGCCGCCGAAATGGGCATTAGCATTGCCATTCACGCCATCGGTGATCGCGCGGCCCATGTGGCGCTGAATTCCATCGAATACGCGCAACGATTGTTGGCCGATCAATCGGCGCTGGGCGCGATCAATCGGCCCCTACAGGGACCGGGGATTGGTTCGTCGTCCGGGGGTAGGACGAGGCGCTTGCGCTACCGGTTGGAACACGTGCAATTAATTACGTCCGAGGACCTTGAGCGTATGAAGCGGCTCGGCGTAGTGGCCTCAGTGCAGCCATTCCATGCCGTCGCGGACCGCGATATCGCCGAACGCTACTGGGGCAGGCGCTCTCGCCACGCCTACGCCTACCACACCATGCAGCAGATGGGCATCCCGCTCGCGCTCGGCTCCGACGCACCTGTCGAGACATTTGATCCAATTCGCATCCTCTATGCCGCCACCATGCGCAACGACACCGCTACGCCACAGCGTCCGCCCTGGCTGCCCGATCAGGCCTTGCCGGTGGCACAGGCGCTCTGGGATTACACGATGGGCGCGGCCTATGCTGCCGGGCAGGAGGATCACAAGGGGTCGCTAACCCCTGGCAAACTGGGCGATGCAGTCGTTTTGCACGAGGATATTTTGAGCGTGCCACAGCAGAAAATGGCCGAGAATGGAGTGCAGGCGACGATTCTGGGGGGCAGGATCGTGTATGGGGAGATCTAA
- a CDS encoding DUF1259 domain-containing protein has product MGHVPYKPAWENNGNFFFQSLGQGKAILNGDFGGLLPSEIDPFIDKLLAGGLVFQALHQHFYDLTPQVYFIHFRGIGDPLQLAKAAIVAVKVTGTPLPQTAPSHPKTPLPADELGQILGGSPTIGASGVVTIMVPRRDTIVLGGVQINPFLNIATTISFLPLGKGQQAVAAPDFSMIASEVQNVVGVMRKQGWEIGCLYNQETDEHPQLYFSHNAKIGDAVTLAHEIRKGLDQTNSKGSPS; this is encoded by the coding sequence GTGGGGCATGTCCCGTACAAACCGGCCTGGGAGAACAACGGCAATTTCTTCTTTCAGTCGCTGGGCCAGGGAAAGGCCATCCTGAATGGCGACTTTGGTGGCTTGCTTCCTTCGGAGATCGACCCGTTCATCGACAAGCTCCTCGCGGGAGGTCTTGTCTTCCAGGCCCTTCACCAGCACTTCTACGACCTTACTCCCCAGGTATACTTCATTCATTTTCGCGGAATTGGCGACCCGCTCCAACTCGCGAAGGCAGCGATTGTGGCGGTGAAAGTCACCGGCACTCCTTTGCCTCAGACTGCTCCCTCCCACCCCAAAACGCCATTGCCTGCTGATGAATTGGGCCAAATCCTTGGCGGTTCGCCTACTATAGGCGCGTCAGGGGTGGTCACTATCATGGTTCCGCGCCGGGATACGATTGTTCTGGGTGGCGTCCAGATCAATCCTTTCCTGAATATAGCCACGACGATCTCTTTTTTACCGCTCGGCAAAGGCCAGCAGGCGGTTGCGGCCCCCGACTTTTCCATGATCGCCTCCGAGGTTCAGAACGTGGTGGGAGTCATGCGCAAGCAGGGATGGGAGATCGGCTGCCTCTACAATCAGGAGACTGACGAGCACCCACAGCTCTATTTCTCACACAACGCGAAGATTGGCGATGCCGTCACGCTGGCCCATGAGATTCGTAAGGGCCTCGATCAGACAAATTCGAAGGGTTCTCCTTCCTGA
- a CDS encoding DMT family transporter, whose product MRRARTKTQNKSRPRATLAWLLLILANILWACSYVAAKYALRDASVLVMNALRMIIAAIVLLPFLIAMRKDLRLTRRDLPQLALLAFIGLVINKTFEYGGLSLSTASDVALLITSESLYTAIFSWLLLRERFKPLAVIALLLGFAGVYLIVERSPLPNIPSGGGILRMVGDLMVVLALIFEAFYTVRGKALLVKHSPLLITAATIVGSTIFWIPIAGSDILLNGWHPLGLAAWLGIGWLALMSTVIAYLAWFKGLATVDGSAAASTLFIQPLLGTVLAILLLHDQLLPTTIAGGILIIASVYLISR is encoded by the coding sequence TTGAGGCGGGCGAGGACGAAGACGCAGAATAAATCACGCCCTCGCGCCACCCTTGCCTGGCTCCTGCTCATCCTGGCCAACATTCTCTGGGCGTGCAGCTATGTTGCTGCTAAATATGCCCTGCGCGATGCCTCGGTTCTGGTCATGAACGCGCTCAGGATGATAATCGCCGCTATTGTCCTGCTGCCGTTCCTCATCGCCATGCGCAAAGATTTGCGGCTAACCCGCAGAGATTTGCCGCAACTGGCGCTACTTGCTTTCATCGGATTGGTCATCAATAAAACTTTTGAGTATGGCGGATTATCATTATCCACAGCTTCAGATGTCGCGCTGCTCATTACCAGCGAATCGTTGTATACGGCGATCTTCTCGTGGCTATTGCTACGCGAGCGCTTCAAGCCGCTCGCGGTTATCGCGCTGCTACTTGGCTTTGCCGGCGTCTACCTGATCGTCGAGCGCAGCCCGTTACCGAACATTCCCTCGGGTGGGGGTATTTTGCGCATGGTGGGTGACTTGATGGTTGTGCTGGCATTGATCTTCGAGGCATTTTATACTGTACGTGGGAAGGCGCTGCTGGTGAAGCACTCACCCTTATTGATCACCGCCGCGACCATCGTGGGCAGCACTATTTTCTGGATTCCGATTGCCGGCAGCGATATCCTGCTCAACGGCTGGCACCCGTTAGGCCTCGCGGCCTGGCTGGGAATAGGCTGGCTGGCGCTGATGTCCACGGTGATTGCCTATTTAGCCTGGTTTAAGGGGCTGGCAACCGTCGATGGCTCCGCCGCCGCGTCGACGCTGTTTATCCAGCCGCTGCTCGGTACCGTCCTGGCAATTCTTCTGCTGCACGATCAGCTGCTTCCCACAACAATCGCGGGTGGAATATTGATCATCGCCAGCGTCTATTTGATTTCGAGATAG
- the rho gene encoding transcription termination factor Rho: MNIAELETKTITELRDIARDLELSGYTTLKKQDLVFRLLQAHTEQQGNIFSAGVLEIVEDGFGFLRQERFLPGNMDVYVSQSQIRRFGLRTGDMVSGQVRPPKDNEKYYGLLRVEAINGVDPEIAKRRPHFDVLTPIFPREMFNLETGPSNISGRIINLVAPIGRGQRGLIVSPPKAGKTMLLKSIANSITENYNDVHLMIALIGERPEEVTDMKRSVKAEVISSTFDEPTEAHTRVAEMVLERAKRLVEGGRDVVVLLDSITRLSRAYNLAVQPSGRTLSGGLDPSALFPPKRFFGAARKIEEGGSLTIIATALVDTGSRMDDVIYEEFKGTGNMELLLNRKLAERRVFPAIDISLSSTRREELLLDDKTLRAVVVMRRMFSTLADQRGMEAMEALLQHMSKTSNNMEFLATLNKSIL; this comes from the coding sequence GTGAATATTGCCGAACTAGAAACCAAAACCATAACGGAGCTGCGCGACATCGCTCGCGACCTCGAACTCTCCGGTTACACCACCCTCAAAAAACAAGACCTCGTCTTCCGACTTCTCCAGGCCCATACCGAACAACAAGGCAACATTTTCAGCGCGGGGGTTCTGGAAATCGTTGAAGATGGATTTGGCTTCCTGCGACAGGAACGCTTCCTACCCGGCAACATGGATGTCTACGTCTCACAATCACAAATTCGCCGCTTCGGCCTGCGCACAGGTGACATGGTCTCCGGCCAGGTTCGACCGCCCAAGGACAACGAAAAATACTACGGTCTCTTGCGCGTCGAGGCTATCAATGGAGTCGATCCCGAAATTGCCAAGCGCCGCCCGCATTTTGATGTCTTAACGCCGATCTTTCCACGCGAAATGTTCAATCTCGAGACGGGTCCCTCGAACATCTCCGGGCGTATCATCAATCTCGTCGCTCCTATCGGGCGCGGACAACGCGGTTTGATCGTTTCTCCCCCCAAAGCCGGCAAGACGATGCTCCTCAAATCCATCGCCAACTCCATTACCGAAAACTACAACGATGTCCATCTCATGATCGCGCTCATCGGCGAGCGTCCAGAAGAAGTCACCGACATGAAACGCTCGGTCAAGGCCGAGGTCATCAGTTCCACATTCGACGAGCCAACCGAGGCGCATACACGTGTTGCCGAGATGGTGCTGGAGCGCGCCAAACGCCTGGTCGAAGGCGGGCGCGACGTAGTCGTACTCCTCGATAGCATTACGCGCCTGAGCCGCGCCTATAACCTGGCCGTGCAGCCCAGCGGTCGCACGCTCTCCGGCGGTCTTGATCCAAGCGCGCTCTTCCCACCCAAGCGCTTTTTTGGCGCCGCGCGTAAGATCGAAGAGGGCGGCAGCCTGACGATCATCGCGACCGCGCTAGTGGATACGGGCAGCCGCATGGATGATGTGATCTACGAAGAATTTAAAGGCACCGGCAACATGGAACTGCTGCTCAACCGCAAGCTGGCCGAGCGCCGTGTCTTCCCCGCCATCGACATCTCGCTTTCCAGCACGCGCCGCGAAGAATTGCTGCTCGACGACAAAACGCTGCGCGCAGTGGTCGTCATGCGCCGCATGTTCTCAACGCTGGCCGATCAACGCGGTATGGAGGCAATGGAGGCGCTGCTACAACATATGTCGAAGACAAGCAACAACATGGAGTTCCTGGCCACACTCAACAAGAGCATCCTGTAA
- a CDS encoding methyltransferase, which yields MAAFHSCLLCETVQLAIDDHVLILNSAEDEFVTMAAQQIPRGRLILAEDNLAALSRFEQSRERNAPGAYEHIPFHEYTVHAAPATIDIAVMNILYQPGNAWIHYGLQLARYALKPGGHLYVTGAKDRGILSVTKRMQESFGNVETVMISKGRRVVCSRKDETLVRGEVQVVKPMLTPFADGDLDEGTRLLLEALEVHATDVALDIGCGAGYIGMHIAHLARKGQVTMVDTSLAAVDVARHRVEQSGLTNVQVLPSDGIQAVRSQRFDLVATNPPFHLGGVQTTETAQRFIREAAQVLRPRGRFYLVANRFLKYEPVMRANFKMVEEVGGDTKYKVLRGLI from the coding sequence ATGGCGGCATTTCATTCCTGTTTATTATGTGAAACTGTCCAGCTGGCTATTGACGATCACGTACTGATTCTGAACTCGGCGGAAGATGAATTCGTAACAATGGCGGCCCAGCAAATTCCGAGAGGCAGACTTATACTTGCCGAAGATAATCTAGCTGCCCTGTCGCGCTTTGAACAGTCCCGAGAGCGTAATGCGCCTGGCGCATACGAACACATCCCCTTTCACGAATACACCGTGCATGCAGCACCGGCAACCATCGATATAGCAGTGATGAACATCCTTTACCAGCCGGGCAATGCCTGGATACACTATGGCTTGCAGCTAGCCAGGTACGCGCTGAAGCCGGGGGGACATCTGTATGTCACAGGGGCTAAGGACCGCGGCATCCTTTCAGTGACAAAACGCATGCAGGAATCCTTTGGCAATGTTGAGACGGTGATGATCAGCAAGGGGCGGCGCGTGGTCTGCTCGCGCAAAGATGAAACTCTGGTCCGTGGCGAGGTCCAGGTGGTGAAGCCAATGCTTACTCCTTTCGCGGACGGCGATTTAGATGAGGGGACACGTCTATTGTTAGAGGCCTTAGAGGTGCATGCGACCGATGTGGCCCTGGATATCGGCTGCGGGGCCGGGTACATCGGCATGCATATCGCGCATTTAGCCAGGAAGGGGCAGGTGACGATGGTCGACACAAGCCTGGCCGCGGTAGATGTGGCGAGACACAGGGTGGAGCAGAGCGGTCTGACCAACGTGCAGGTTCTACCCAGCGACGGCATCCAGGCAGTTCGCTCGCAACGCTTCGACCTGGTTGCGACGAACCCGCCATTCCACCTGGGCGGCGTCCAGACCACCGAAACGGCGCAACGCTTCATTCGCGAAGCCGCGCAGGTGCTGCGCCCTCGCGGGCGTTTCTACCTCGTCGCGAACCGCTTTCTGAAATACGAGCCTGTGATGCGGGCCAATTTCAAGATGGTTGAGGAAGTTGGTGGAGATACGAAATATAAAGTGCTACGCGGACTGATTTGA
- a CDS encoding endo alpha-1,4 polygalactosaminidase, translating to MPAMRSKMTRSAGFLPALVLVVVLFFSYSLPVNAAPASSTVKTSLPPPVPCPGCWQPALNTSWQWQLSGKVDQSFNVVMYDIDMFDNPASVVQSLHAAGRIVICYIDAGTWEKWRPDAKEFPKSVLGRHNGWPGERWLDIRQLSILEPIMQARMQLCQSKGFDGVEFDNVDGYSNKTGFPLTYQDQLNYNVWLANSAHSLGLSVALKNDVDQVNDLLPYFDWSLDEQCFQYKECDKLLPFIKANKAVMEVEYKLNPSQFCPEANAMNFNSMKKHLNLGPYRVACR from the coding sequence ATGCCAGCTATGCGTTCAAAGATGACCCGATCAGCAGGTTTTCTGCCCGCACTTGTACTCGTTGTAGTGCTTTTCTTTTCCTATAGTCTTCCTGTAAATGCCGCTCCTGCTAGCTCTACAGTGAAGACATCGCTGCCGCCGCCCGTTCCATGCCCTGGATGCTGGCAACCGGCTTTGAATACGAGCTGGCAGTGGCAACTATCGGGCAAGGTCGATCAGTCGTTCAATGTCGTCATGTACGATATCGATATGTTTGATAATCCGGCCAGCGTCGTGCAGTCGCTGCATGCTGCCGGGCGCATCGTGATCTGCTATATTGATGCTGGCACCTGGGAGAAGTGGCGGCCCGATGCGAAAGAGTTTCCCAAATCGGTGCTGGGCAGGCATAACGGCTGGCCGGGCGAGCGCTGGCTGGATATTCGCCAGCTTTCTATTCTGGAGCCAATCATGCAAGCCCGCATGCAGCTTTGCCAGTCCAAGGGCTTCGATGGCGTCGAGTTTGATAATGTCGATGGCTACAGCAACAAGACCGGCTTTCCTCTGACCTACCAGGATCAGCTCAATTATAACGTCTGGCTTGCCAATTCCGCGCACTCGCTGGGCCTATCGGTCGCGCTGAAAAATGATGTGGATCAGGTCAACGACCTGCTGCCCTACTTTGACTGGTCGCTCGATGAGCAGTGCTTCCAGTACAAAGAATGCGACAAGCTCTTGCCGTTCATCAAGGCCAACAAAGCAGTAATGGAAGTCGAATACAAGTTGAATCCGTCGCAGTTTTGCCCAGAAGCGAATGCCATGAACTTCAATTCGATGAAGAAACACCTCAATCTGGGACCGTATCGTGTGGCGTGTCGCTGA
- a CDS encoding 2-phosphosulfolactate phosphatase translates to MKHIHILRAGFLRAGEAHGVTIVIDVIRAFTVAAYAFAGGASRIWLVRTTDEAFALRGREPEALLAGEIGGRLIPGFDFNNSPALMAKAPVAGRLLIQRTGAGTQGAVNAAHSRYLLICSLVNATATAHYASMLAAETGEPITLLPTGRPDETFPETEDDFCADYLEALITGREDAPQLLADRIARLRQGRFPQWEQGNEQDFPFEDIEKVLNADRFHFAMAGTRQEWHGITYVEAKRVDLVIPHKPARDSSLRSE, encoded by the coding sequence GTGAAGCATATCCACATCTTGCGCGCGGGCTTTCTTCGTGCAGGAGAGGCACACGGTGTTACCATCGTTATCGATGTGATTCGCGCTTTCACAGTAGCCGCCTATGCGTTCGCGGGTGGAGCGAGCCGCATCTGGCTTGTGCGCACCACGGACGAGGCATTTGCATTGCGTGGGAGAGAGCCGGAAGCTCTGCTGGCAGGGGAGATCGGCGGGCGATTGATTCCGGGCTTTGATTTCAATAATTCACCCGCGCTGATGGCAAAGGCTCCGGTCGCGGGTCGCCTGCTCATCCAGCGTACCGGAGCGGGAACGCAGGGGGCGGTCAACGCTGCCCATTCACGCTACCTGCTGATCTGTTCGCTGGTCAACGCCACGGCCACCGCTCACTACGCTTCCATGCTGGCGGCTGAGACGGGCGAACCTATCACCCTGCTGCCCACAGGGAGACCGGACGAGACATTTCCTGAAACTGAGGATGATTTCTGCGCCGATTACCTGGAAGCGCTGATTACTGGTCGCGAGGATGCCCCACAACTGCTGGCGGACAGAATCGCGCGTTTGCGCCAGGGGCGTTTTCCGCAGTGGGAACAGGGAAATGAGCAAGATTTCCCTTTTGAAGATATCGAAAAGGTGCTGAACGCGGATCGCTTCCATTTTGCTATGGCCGGAACCCGGCAGGAATGGCATGGGATTACATATGTTGAGGCGAAACGAGTAGACCTGGTGATTCCTCATAAGCCTGCCAGAGATTCTTCGCTGCGCTCAGAATGA